In Paraburkholderia youngii, the genomic stretch TGCATGATGGTCTTCACTATTTACACGAGTTCGCTCTCATGAACTCGCGCCCGCATTCAACAACAATCAATCGTTTATTTCATTTGCTGTCCTACTGTTTGCGCACCTTCTCGCCCGCAGCGTGCCTGCTGTCAAATCGATCGTCAGGAGAATCCTCATGCGTAAGATGCTTACCCTCGCTGTCGCAGCGTTTTGCATTGCGTCCTTTTCACACGAAAGTCGCGCGTCTGGCGACGATGACGTCCCACAAGCCCGATGCACGCTGCCTCAAGGTACGGTCGCATTGGTGGAAAAGCAGTTGCATACGGTCGTGAACCTGCCCGATGGCAACGGCGGGATCTTCAAACCCAACCGGATGTGGGCGGCCATCGTCGATCGCCAGGGACATCTCTGTTCGGTGATCGTGACCGGAGATGCCTGGCCTGGCAGTCGGGCCATCGCCATCGCGAAGGCTTATACCGCGAACGGCTTTAGCAACGATGCACTCGCGCTATCCACGGCAAACCTCTACGCGGCCACGCAACCGGGCGGCTCGCTTTATGGACTGAATAATTCGAATCCTTTTGACGCGCGCTTCCTCGAACAGGGCA encodes the following:
- a CDS encoding GlcG/HbpS family heme-binding protein, with the translated sequence MEKQLHTVVNLPDGNGGIFKPNRMWAAIVDRQGHLCSVIVTGDAWPGSRAIAIAKAYTANGFSNDALALSTANLYAATQPGGSLYGLNNSNPFDARFLEQGSGIGHTLGGVITFGGGVALYAGGKVIGGLGVSGDSACADHAIAYRMRKLAGLGSVPAGQGPNNTDNIVYSTSGSPMGFEHPHCFPSDLSAAKIEQIPSH